In a single window of the Pseudodesulfovibrio profundus genome:
- a CDS encoding IS3 family transposase (programmed frameshift), whose protein sequence is MSKTRKRFSAEFKARVALDALSGEHTLSELASKYGVHPNQVSQWKKQAKEGIVASFSGKAVGRQDNGAQIKELHAKIGQLTVEKDFLQQAFQNLSCERRREVVDKTHPELSIRRQCRILKLYRSTYYYEPIGESPANLALMRRIDELFMELPFFGSRQMRNTLRDEGQRVGRERVRRLMRKMGLMAIYQKPKTSHPHPQHKTYPYLLRHKAITKPNQVWCADITYIPMTRGFLYLVAVMDWHSRAVLSWRLSNTMDADFCVSALEEALNRYGVPEIFNTDQGSQFTSYEFTRTLREAGIRISMDGRGRWMDNVMIERLWRSLKYECAYLREMGTGSELRQALAWWFDFYNNRRPHFAFDGKKPMEIYQNRSRPEGVPPLAWNERAA, encoded by the exons ATGTCCAAGACGAGAAAACGTTTCAGCGCGGAATTCAAAGCCCGAGTCGCCCTGGATGCCCTGTCCGGGGAACACACCCTGTCGGAACTCGCCAGCAAGTACGGCGTACACCCCAATCAGGTTTCCCAGTGGAAGAAGCAGGCCAAGGAAGGGATCGTGGCGTCCTTTTCAGGCAAGGCCGTCGGCCGTCAGGATAACGGGGCCCAGATCAAGGAGCTTCACGCCAAGATTGGCCAGCTCACGGTGGAGAAGGATTTTTTGCAACAAGCCTTC CAAAATTTGAGCTGTGAGCGAAGGCGAGAGGTGGTCGACAAGACTCACCCCGAGCTCAGTATCCGGCGGCAATGCCGAATTCTCAAGCTGTACCGATCGACGTACTACTACGAACCGATCGGCGAATCTCCGGCCAACCTGGCCCTTATGCGCCGAATCGATGAGTTGTTTATGGAGCTGCCGTTTTTCGGTTCCAGACAGATGCGTAATACCCTACGAGACGAAGGGCAAAGGGTCGGTCGTGAACGGGTACGACGTCTGATGCGTAAAATGGGCCTGATGGCGATTTACCAAAAGCCAAAGACAAGCCATCCGCATCCGCAACATAAGACGTATCCGTATTTGCTGCGGCACAAGGCGATTACGAAGCCCAATCAGGTTTGGTGTGCCGACATCACGTATATCCCCATGACACGCGGCTTCTTATACCTTGTGGCGGTCATGGACTGGCACAGTCGGGCCGTCCTGTCGTGGAGGCTCTCAAACACGATGGATGCTGATTTCTGCGTGTCTGCCTTGGAAGAAGCCCTGAATCGTTATGGGGTGCCGGAAATCTTCAACACCGACCAGGGATCACAGTTCACCAGCTACGAGTTCACACGGACGCTCAGAGAGGCTGGAATTCGTATCTCCATGGACGGTCGAGGCCGATGGATGGATAATGTGATGATCGAGCGTCTGTGGCGTTCGTTGAAATATGAATGTGCTTACCTGCGTGAGATGGGAACCGGAAGCGAACTGCGGCAAGCCTTGGCTTGGTGGTTCGATTTCTACAACAATCGACGTCCGCATTTTGCTTTTGACGGCAAGAAGCCGATGGAGATATATCAGAACCGTTCCAGGCCAGAGGGGGTACCCCCTCTGGCCTGGAACGAAAGAGCGGCGTAG
- a CDS encoding ATP-binding protein, translating into MGKDIRTITNPYEYNSHKLDKNSFVGRSQNIRDFYGLIDDFNENGKIPNVIVTGEKSIGKSSLIHQFSKYIQSARFFVFNRELSGNISEYQLVKEIFDKVYTEVAPVDKTCLSSYQQEIWFTLTEAFENHKSSFMDREIRFATSYWKHAEGKGGDLDYNTLLADFRKIVGALKEVGYKGVAIFIDEFQELASNPRLISLLRQLTEDMDDFLVVGAGLPVVLSNNHFDKFRRTSKVQSLVGLSREVASENWTTR; encoded by the coding sequence ATGGGAAAAGACATTCGGACTATAACGAATCCATATGAGTACAATTCTCATAAGCTTGATAAGAATTCTTTTGTTGGTAGAAGTCAGAATATTAGAGATTTTTATGGATTGATTGATGATTTTAATGAAAACGGCAAAATCCCAAATGTAATCGTTACTGGTGAAAAGTCTATCGGAAAATCATCTCTTATTCACCAGTTCTCAAAATATATACAAAGCGCAAGATTTTTTGTTTTTAATAGAGAGTTGTCTGGAAATATATCAGAATATCAACTGGTAAAAGAAATTTTTGACAAAGTATATACTGAGGTGGCCCCTGTAGATAAAACGTGTCTCAGTTCTTATCAGCAAGAAATATGGTTTACATTAACAGAAGCGTTTGAGAACCATAAGTCATCTTTTATGGATCGGGAAATACGTTTCGCTACTAGTTATTGGAAGCATGCTGAAGGAAAGGGAGGGGATTTAGATTATAACACGCTCTTGGCAGATTTTCGTAAAATTGTTGGAGCGTTAAAAGAGGTGGGGTACAAAGGAGTAGCGATTTTTATTGATGAATTTCAAGAGTTGGCAAGTAATCCCCGTTTAATATCATTACTGCGTCAATTGACTGAAGATATGGATGATTTTTTAGTCGTGGGTGCGGGGCTTCCAGTTGTACTCTCAAATAATCATTTCGATAAGTTTCGTCGAACATCAAAAGTACAAAGTCTTGTAGGGCTTTCCCGAGAAGTGGCCTCGGAAAACTGGACCACTCGATAA
- a CDS encoding site-specific integrase — translation MAKEKITKRMLTSIELGKRRYIYDTELSGFGVHVGVKAISFFIQYRHGYGRKSKVRRTNIGRFGPLTVEQARDKAQQLLAKVVQGEDVAQKRQKELPVPTFSLLWKAYVAARPGLKGLTTDENRFKKHLKPRFGEILPTELKPVHVDRLCLSMQETHKPGTVKNALELLRRLVNFGVKQQLFPPLGFVIQLPQVDNVKTEDLTSAQLKRLWKAIEESEDIQAANMMRLVLYTGMRRGELFRLKWDHIDEDRGFIRLVDPKGGIESKIPLNSAARDLLENHPKLGDSEYVFPGRGGRQRVDVTKQVNKIKKTAKLPKGFRALHGLRHVYASMLASSGSVDMYTLQKLLTHKSPNMTQRYAHLRDDALKAASEVASNLVQKSKRS, via the coding sequence GTGGCGAAAGAGAAGATAACAAAGCGAATGCTGACCAGTATCGAGCTTGGGAAGCGTAGGTATATTTATGACACTGAGCTTTCAGGCTTTGGTGTTCATGTTGGCGTAAAGGCCATTTCGTTTTTCATTCAGTACCGACATGGCTATGGCCGAAAGAGTAAGGTCAGGCGCACCAATATTGGGCGCTTTGGTCCTCTGACTGTTGAGCAAGCGAGGGATAAGGCGCAGCAGCTTTTAGCGAAGGTTGTCCAGGGTGAAGACGTTGCTCAAAAGCGGCAGAAGGAATTGCCAGTCCCTACATTCTCTTTACTGTGGAAAGCATATGTTGCAGCCCGCCCAGGGTTGAAAGGCCTTACCACTGATGAGAATAGGTTTAAAAAGCATCTCAAGCCTCGATTCGGTGAAATACTTCCCACTGAGCTCAAGCCAGTGCATGTTGATCGCTTATGTCTCTCAATGCAGGAAACTCATAAGCCTGGAACCGTAAAGAATGCCCTTGAGCTCCTGCGGCGACTCGTCAACTTCGGCGTTAAGCAACAGCTATTCCCTCCGCTTGGCTTCGTGATCCAGTTGCCACAGGTGGATAACGTCAAAACGGAAGATCTTACCTCAGCACAATTGAAGCGGCTGTGGAAGGCCATTGAAGAGTCGGAAGACATTCAGGCCGCAAATATGATGCGTTTGGTCTTGTATACTGGAATGCGGCGTGGTGAGCTCTTCCGGTTGAAGTGGGATCATATTGATGAAGATCGGGGCTTTATTCGCCTTGTTGATCCCAAGGGGGGGATTGAGAGCAAAATCCCTCTTAACAGTGCGGCAAGAGATTTGCTGGAGAACCATCCAAAGTTGGGGGATAGCGAGTACGTTTTTCCTGGGCGTGGTGGTAGGCAACGAGTTGATGTTACGAAACAGGTAAATAAGATCAAGAAAACGGCGAAGCTGCCCAAAGGTTTTAGGGCGTTGCACGGGTTGCGACATGTGTATGCTTCAATGTTGGCTTCATCTGGTTCTGTGGACATGTATACATTACAAAAACTGTTGACCCATAAGAGTCCTAACATGACTCAAAGGTATGCTCATTTACGGGATGATGCTCTTAAGGCGGCGTCTGAGGTTGCTAGTAATCTTGTCCAGAAAAGTAAAAGGTCGTAG
- a CDS encoding DUF3750 domain-containing protein → MASFFAVAGCSNGDWRTASREPAGIAPDPASTPEAVVQVYAASTWGWRGIFAVHTWIAAKETGEDSYTVYEVVGWRQRQGLPLVRIERDAPDRYWFGEAPELLADHRGPGVDSMIAKIDAAARSYPWAMKYKAFPGPNSNTFTAWVIKQVPELNLDLPFSAIGSGYKD, encoded by the coding sequence ATGGCATCTTTTTTTGCCGTGGCTGGGTGCTCGAACGGGGACTGGCGTACGGCCAGCAGGGAGCCGGCCGGAATCGCACCGGACCCTGCCTCGACGCCGGAAGCGGTGGTTCAAGTCTATGCCGCGTCTACTTGGGGCTGGCGTGGGATATTTGCCGTGCACACATGGATAGCGGCCAAGGAGACCGGCGAGGACAGCTACACCGTCTATGAAGTGGTCGGCTGGCGTCAGCGACAGGGCTTGCCTCTGGTCCGTATTGAGCGGGATGCTCCTGACCGCTACTGGTTTGGTGAGGCCCCTGAGCTTCTGGCAGACCATCGCGGTCCCGGGGTGGACTCAATGATTGCAAAGATCGACGCTGCGGCACGCTCCTACCCGTGGGCCATGAAGTACAAGGCCTTCCCCGGGCCAAACAGCAACACATTCACGGCGTGGGTTATCAAGCAGGTACCGGAGTTGAACCTTGATCTCCCCTTTTCAGCAATCGGCAGTGGTTACAAGGATTAG
- the thiC gene encoding phosphomethylpyrimidine synthase ThiC has translation MEYTTQMDAARKGIVTPQMETVARKENIRVEDLMERMAKGTVIIPANKKHTSLDAEAVGEGMRTKLNVNLGISKDCCSIEPEMAKVQAALDLKAEAIMDLSCYGKTQEFRQRLVEMSPAMIGTVPIYDAVGFYDKNLQDITVDEFFDVVQKHVEDGVDFLTIHCGLNRHTAEKVKQGGRLTNIVSRGGSLLFTWMEINNAENPFYEHFDRLLDICEEYDVTLSLGDGCRPGCLHDATDACQVEELITLGELTKRAWERNVQVMIEGPGHMAMNEIAGNMMMEKRLCHGAPFYVLGPLVTDVAPGYDHITSAIGGAIAAMNGADFLCYVTPAEHLRLPTLEDMKEGIIATRIAAHAADVAKGLPGARDWDDKMSKARAALDWEEMFNLAMDPVKPREYRESSKPEHEDSCTMCGKMCAVRNMNRVLEGKDIQLDD, from the coding sequence ATGGAATATACCACTCAGATGGACGCGGCCCGCAAAGGCATCGTCACCCCGCAGATGGAAACCGTTGCCCGCAAGGAAAATATCCGTGTGGAAGACCTCATGGAACGTATGGCAAAAGGGACTGTCATTATCCCGGCCAACAAAAAGCATACGAGCCTCGATGCCGAAGCTGTGGGCGAAGGCATGCGTACCAAGCTCAACGTCAACCTTGGCATTTCCAAGGATTGTTGCAGCATTGAACCGGAAATGGCAAAAGTCCAGGCCGCTCTTGATCTCAAGGCCGAAGCCATCATGGACTTGAGCTGCTACGGAAAGACGCAGGAATTTCGCCAGCGTTTGGTGGAGATGTCTCCGGCCATGATCGGCACGGTACCCATTTACGATGCTGTAGGTTTTTACGACAAGAATCTGCAGGATATCACCGTGGATGAATTTTTCGACGTGGTTCAGAAGCATGTTGAAGACGGCGTCGACTTCCTGACCATTCACTGCGGCCTGAACAGGCACACCGCCGAGAAGGTCAAGCAGGGCGGACGTCTGACCAACATCGTTTCCCGTGGCGGTTCGCTGCTGTTCACCTGGATGGAAATCAACAATGCCGAGAATCCGTTCTACGAGCATTTCGATCGTCTGCTCGACATCTGCGAAGAGTACGATGTCACCCTCAGCCTCGGTGACGGCTGCCGTCCCGGTTGCCTGCACGACGCCACTGATGCGTGTCAAGTGGAAGAGCTGATCACCCTGGGCGAGCTGACCAAGCGCGCTTGGGAGCGCAACGTGCAGGTCATGATCGAAGGTCCGGGCCACATGGCCATGAACGAGATCGCCGGTAACATGATGATGGAAAAACGTCTGTGCCACGGCGCACCGTTCTACGTGCTCGGTCCGTTGGTCACTGATGTGGCTCCCGGTTACGATCACATCACTTCTGCCATTGGTGGCGCCATTGCGGCCATGAATGGGGCGGACTTCCTGTGCTACGTCACTCCGGCTGAACATCTTCGTCTGCCGACGCTGGAAGACATGAAGGAAGGCATCATCGCGACCCGTATCGCCGCTCATGCCGCCGATGTCGCTAAGGGCCTTCCCGGCGCTCGTGACTGGGATGACAAGATGTCCAAAGCCCGTGCCGCTCTCGACTGGGAAGAGATGTTTAATCTGGCCATGGATCCGGTCAAGCCCCGCGAGTACCGTGAATCCTCCAAGCCTGAGCATGAAGATTCCTGCACCATGTGCGGTAAAATGTGTGCTGTGCGCAACATGAACCGCGTTCTGGAAGGAAAGGATATCCAGCTGGACGATTAG
- the thiE gene encoding thiamine phosphate synthase, producing the protein MSAREITRQNILDTDIYCLTAEKFSLGRSNVDVVRTMLENGIKLVQYREKEKKTGIMYEECLAIRKMTREAGAAFIVNDDIDLAMMVEADGVHIGQEDYPVSAVRRLVGEKMAIGLSTHAPEEARKAVADGADYIGVGPIFKTFTKEDVVDPVGFEYLEYVVGNLDIPFVAIGGIKEHNVADVVSRGARCVALVTEIVGAEDIGATIRQVRNAMGTAK; encoded by the coding sequence ATGAGCGCTCGCGAAATAACCCGTCAGAACATTCTCGATACGGATATCTATTGCCTGACTGCGGAGAAGTTCTCTTTGGGACGGTCCAATGTCGATGTCGTCCGCACCATGCTCGAAAACGGCATCAAGCTGGTTCAGTACAGGGAAAAAGAGAAAAAGACCGGGATCATGTACGAGGAATGTCTGGCTATTCGGAAGATGACCCGAGAGGCCGGAGCAGCATTTATCGTCAACGATGACATCGACCTCGCCATGATGGTGGAAGCCGACGGCGTGCATATCGGGCAGGAGGATTATCCTGTCTCTGCCGTGCGTCGTTTGGTCGGTGAAAAAATGGCCATCGGGCTTTCCACCCATGCCCCGGAAGAGGCCAGAAAAGCCGTTGCAGATGGTGCCGATTACATTGGTGTCGGGCCGATCTTCAAGACCTTCACCAAGGAAGACGTCGTTGATCCGGTGGGATTTGAATATCTTGAGTATGTTGTCGGCAATCTCGATATCCCCTTTGTCGCCATCGGCGGTATCAAGGAACACAATGTGGCCGATGTTGTCTCTCGTGGAGCCAGGTGTGTGGCGCTGGTTACGGAAATAGTCGGAGCCGAGGACATCGGCGCCACCATTCGTCAAGTGCGCAATGCCATGGGCACGGCCAAATAA
- the thiF gene encoding sulfur carrier protein ThiS adenylyltransferase ThiF: MNRTEQGIAHYLGEERLRYLQTVTVGIAGCGGLGSNCAMHLVRSGFRRFVLVDDDSIEPSNLNRQAYAAEQVGRLKAEALRDNMRSVNPDVDIKVRIEHATGDSMVELFIQCDVIVEAFDGVESKKALVEQFISTDKVIVTASGIGGYGDTDALCSRQVRENLYMIGDMQTVCNAEQPPLSPRVGIAAAKQADAVLSHYLQQYENQGGVK, encoded by the coding sequence ATGAACCGGACCGAGCAAGGCATAGCTCACTATCTAGGGGAAGAGCGTCTGCGCTATCTCCAGACGGTTACCGTCGGCATTGCCGGATGTGGCGGGCTGGGTTCCAACTGTGCCATGCACCTCGTGCGCAGCGGTTTCAGGCGCTTTGTACTTGTCGATGATGACAGTATCGAGCCGTCCAACCTGAATCGTCAGGCGTATGCAGCAGAACAGGTCGGTCGCCTCAAGGCCGAAGCCCTGCGCGACAACATGCGCTCCGTGAATCCTGACGTCGATATCAAGGTCCGCATCGAGCATGCGACAGGTGATTCCATGGTTGAGTTGTTCATCCAGTGCGACGTTATTGTCGAGGCGTTTGATGGAGTCGAAAGTAAAAAGGCTCTCGTGGAACAGTTTATCTCAACGGACAAGGTCATTGTGACTGCATCCGGCATCGGTGGATATGGAGATACTGACGCTTTGTGCTCGCGTCAGGTACGCGAGAATCTCTATATGATCGGGGACATGCAGACCGTCTGCAATGCGGAGCAGCCTCCGCTTTCTCCTCGGGTCGGCATCGCGGCGGCCAAGCAGGCTGATGCTGTGTTGAGTCACTATCTGCAACAATATGAGAATCAGGGAGGCGTGAAATGA
- the thiH gene encoding 2-iminoacetate synthase ThiH yields MSFYPTCEAYSNMALDERFDAVTPDDVRRVLDGTSCNEDDFITLMSPAAKPLLEEMAQKASQLTLQHFGRTIHLFTPLYLSNYCANHCVYCGFNARNKIPRSQLDYEQLEVEAKAIAKTGLKHLLILTGESRAKASPDYLEGCMDVLRKYFPSVSIEIYAMEEAEYARMVEAGADGLTIYQETYDEALYETLHPRGPKKDFRFRLDAPERGCKAGMRVVNIGALLGLGDWRRDAVITAMHAAYLMKKYPETDISASLPRMRPHAGEFQPTTIVSDSDMVQFMVALRIFLPRLGITVSTRESAEFRDNILPLGVTKMSAGVTTEVGGHTQDGDKVGQFDISDDRTVEQMSTALRMRGYQPVFKDWEPIALTEDGQ; encoded by the coding sequence GTGAGTTTTTATCCCACATGCGAAGCGTACAGTAATATGGCGCTTGATGAACGCTTTGATGCGGTCACGCCCGATGACGTGCGAAGAGTGCTGGATGGCACAAGCTGCAACGAGGATGATTTCATCACTCTTATGAGCCCAGCGGCCAAGCCTCTGCTCGAAGAGATGGCGCAGAAGGCCAGCCAATTGACATTGCAGCACTTCGGACGGACCATTCACCTGTTCACTCCGCTGTATCTCTCGAACTACTGTGCCAACCATTGCGTCTATTGCGGCTTCAATGCCCGCAACAAGATTCCCCGCTCCCAGCTCGACTATGAGCAGTTGGAGGTCGAAGCCAAGGCCATTGCCAAAACAGGGTTGAAGCATCTGCTCATCCTCACTGGTGAATCACGAGCCAAGGCATCCCCCGACTATCTGGAAGGGTGTATGGATGTCCTGCGTAAATATTTCCCCTCTGTATCCATAGAGATATACGCCATGGAAGAGGCGGAGTATGCGCGAATGGTCGAGGCAGGTGCTGACGGCCTGACCATCTATCAGGAAACCTACGATGAAGCGCTCTATGAAACGCTGCACCCGCGTGGGCCGAAGAAGGACTTTCGGTTCCGTCTGGATGCGCCGGAGCGTGGATGCAAGGCCGGGATGCGCGTGGTCAATATCGGCGCACTTCTCGGGCTGGGTGACTGGCGCCGGGATGCCGTGATTACCGCCATGCATGCGGCCTACCTGATGAAGAAGTATCCGGAAACGGATATCTCCGCCTCCTTGCCGCGCATGCGTCCGCATGCCGGGGAGTTCCAGCCGACGACCATCGTGTCGGATAGCGACATGGTTCAGTTCATGGTGGCCCTGCGCATTTTTCTGCCTCGACTGGGGATCACGGTTTCCACTCGGGAGTCGGCAGAATTTCGCGATAATATCCTGCCGCTTGGCGTCACCAAGATGTCGGCTGGCGTGACCACGGAAGTCGGCGGCCATACGCAGGACGGCGACAAAGTCGGCCAGTTCGATATCAGTGATGATCGCACGGTCGAGCAAATGAGCACGGCCCTTCGCATGCGCGGCTATCAGCCGGTCTTCAAGGACTGGGAGCCGATCGCCCTGACGGAGGACGGTCAATGA
- a CDS encoding thiazole synthase produces MSEDIFEIGGLKLESRLFTGTGKYADDAVIPGVCEASGSQVITVALRRVDFQSYTGNVMDCIPKHMQLLPNTSGARTADEAVRIARLARAMGCGDWIKIEVISDNKYLLPDGYETAKATEILAEEGFVVLPYVNADLYVARSLVDAGAAAVMPLGAPIGTNRGLKTKEMVRILIDEIDLPIIVDAGIGRPSEACEAMEMGADAVLVNTAIATASDPVMMARAFGRAVKAGREAYLSGPGARHRQASASSPLTGFLSEG; encoded by the coding sequence ATGAGTGAAGATATTTTTGAAATTGGCGGCTTGAAACTTGAGAGTCGACTGTTCACCGGTACGGGAAAATATGCAGATGATGCAGTCATTCCCGGTGTGTGTGAAGCGTCGGGATCACAAGTGATAACCGTTGCCCTGCGGCGTGTTGATTTCCAGTCCTATACAGGCAATGTCATGGACTGTATTCCCAAGCACATGCAATTGCTGCCCAATACCTCGGGCGCACGAACTGCTGATGAAGCCGTCCGTATCGCCCGTCTTGCACGTGCCATGGGCTGCGGTGACTGGATCAAGATCGAAGTCATTTCGGACAACAAGTACCTGCTGCCCGATGGGTATGAGACAGCCAAGGCCACGGAGATACTGGCCGAAGAAGGGTTTGTCGTGCTGCCATACGTCAATGCCGATCTGTACGTGGCCCGCTCGCTGGTCGATGCCGGTGCTGCCGCGGTCATGCCGCTTGGCGCACCCATCGGTACCAATCGCGGCCTCAAGACCAAGGAGATGGTTCGTATTCTCATTGACGAGATCGACCTGCCGATCATCGTGGATGCCGGAATCGGTCGTCCATCCGAAGCGTGCGAGGCCATGGAGATGGGCGCGGACGCCGTGCTGGTCAATACGGCCATCGCCACAGCCAGCGATCCCGTGATGATGGCCCGGGCTTTTGGGCGAGCCGTCAAAGCTGGTCGTGAAGCATATCTTTCCGGGCCAGGAGCGCGGCATCGCCAGGCGTCGGCTTCTTCTCCATTAACCGGCTTTTTGAGCGAGGGATAA
- the thiS gene encoding sulfur carrier protein ThiS, translated as MKIVLNGKETEIGDGLTVAAFLKSREIAAESVVVELNREIVPSESFDKVTLNDGDHLEVLRFVGGG; from the coding sequence ATGAAAATCGTATTGAATGGAAAGGAAACAGAGATCGGGGACGGCTTGACCGTTGCCGCATTCCTGAAATCCAGAGAGATCGCTGCAGAGAGTGTCGTGGTCGAGTTGAACAGGGAGATCGTTCCTTCCGAATCATTCGACAAGGTTACGTTGAATGACGGCGATCATCTCGAAGTGCTCAGATTCGTGGGCGGAGGATAA
- a CDS encoding SH3 domain-containing protein, translating to MKRLELIILSSVCLILLAASSAMAFGEIRYPDRPLNLRAGRTASDAWVGSLYPGQKVRVGFLQDGWYAIFEPGETKNTEAAAVGYSNAKFLKKQRERHEPKKWGELVQATQNLNIRSKPSRGGAKIGMLSAGEKLVMDFVSDEWAMIFSTDATIRSKLNRRGYANVQFLVPTGSVPVQAAAPKAKVAPAPASTTQPKLGTTAWGKVITVPGKINLRQKRTSGSKLVRTLQPGETVRVDFLENGWYAVFQENEPLRREKRAMGYALKTLLDKKSAQNVNSIREVATSGTGDVAVKEGPRTIVIPKKHAKPASRPDPRADKIAHGYQYKLLETAETKKFGESWISLKVFLSTSKLPSREALEDFATTLWEEHRRANRNLAVLIYLPGMNTEDLAYGVVQFSDEGLLETWVRRVTLFGTPFQH from the coding sequence ATGAAAAGACTCGAACTGATTATACTTTCGTCTGTCTGTCTCATCCTGCTGGCTGCAAGTTCAGCCATGGCTTTTGGTGAAATCCGCTATCCGGATCGCCCTCTCAATCTTCGCGCCGGTCGTACGGCAAGTGATGCGTGGGTCGGTAGTCTCTATCCGGGCCAGAAGGTCCGTGTCGGATTTCTTCAGGATGGCTGGTACGCCATCTTTGAACCGGGAGAGACCAAGAACACCGAAGCCGCTGCCGTGGGATACTCCAACGCCAAGTTCCTCAAGAAGCAGCGAGAGCGTCATGAACCCAAAAAATGGGGTGAGCTCGTTCAGGCGACACAGAATCTGAATATCCGTTCCAAGCCTTCTCGCGGTGGTGCCAAGATCGGTATGCTGAGTGCCGGTGAGAAGTTGGTCATGGATTTTGTCAGTGATGAATGGGCCATGATCTTTTCCACTGATGCCACCATCCGCTCCAAGCTCAACCGTCGCGGATATGCCAACGTACAGTTCCTTGTCCCAACAGGATCAGTGCCGGTTCAGGCTGCCGCTCCAAAGGCCAAGGTTGCCCCTGCACCGGCTTCCACAACACAGCCCAAGCTCGGGACCACTGCCTGGGGCAAGGTCATTACGGTTCCCGGCAAGATCAATCTTCGCCAAAAGCGTACCTCGGGTTCAAAATTGGTCAGGACTCTGCAACCGGGTGAGACCGTGCGTGTGGATTTCCTGGAAAACGGTTGGTACGCAGTGTTTCAGGAGAATGAACCCCTTCGCAGAGAAAAACGTGCCATGGGGTATGCCCTGAAAACCTTGCTTGACAAGAAGTCTGCTCAAAATGTGAATTCCATTCGCGAGGTTGCGACTTCTGGCACAGGTGACGTCGCAGTGAAAGAGGGACCGCGTACAATCGTCATACCCAAGAAACATGCAAAGCCTGCATCGCGCCCGGACCCCCGAGCCGATAAAATTGCCCACGGCTATCAGTACAAGCTGCTTGAAACTGCCGAGACAAAAAAGTTCGGTGAGTCGTGGATAAGCCTTAAAGTCTTTCTCTCCACCAGCAAGCTTCCCTCCAGGGAAGCGTTGGAGGATTTCGCGACCACATTGTGGGAAGAGCATCGCCGAGCCAACAGAAATCTGGCTGTGCTGATCTATCTTCCGGGTATGAATACGGAAGACCTCGCCTATGGCGTAGTGCAGTTCTCGGATGAAGGCTTGCTGGAGACCTGGGTACGGCGGGTGACGCTGTTCGGAACCCCGTTTCAGCATTAA
- a CDS encoding OmpH family outer membrane protein yields the protein MKKIHISLVFAISCLLFAGSAAAQTSKVGFINPQRIVSESKVGRVAQEDLARLGEEKDRRVREQLAVVQALQEQLDSGQLPLAEQQSVEKTLRVEVREYEDLVQNSNLDIQGEERRLIQFVMRQADSILQRIAQEGGFTMILTDPEIIGFVVDSMDITDRVIRELDALN from the coding sequence ATGAAAAAGATACATATTTCATTGGTATTTGCGATCTCGTGCCTGTTGTTCGCGGGTTCTGCTGCCGCCCAAACCTCCAAAGTCGGCTTCATCAATCCGCAACGAATTGTCAGTGAGTCCAAAGTAGGACGTGTTGCACAGGAAGATCTTGCCCGGCTGGGAGAGGAAAAGGACCGGCGTGTTCGAGAACAGCTCGCTGTGGTGCAGGCCCTCCAGGAACAGCTCGATAGCGGGCAGTTGCCCCTTGCCGAACAGCAGAGTGTAGAAAAGACGCTCCGCGTTGAAGTTCGCGAATACGAGGATCTGGTTCAGAACTCCAATTTGGATATTCAAGGGGAAGAACGGCGTCTGATCCAGTTTGTCATGCGCCAGGCCGACTCCATCCTGCAGCGCATTGCGCAGGAAGGGGGCTTCACCATGATCCTTACCGACCCTGAAATCATCGGCTTTGTTGTCGATTCCATGGATATTACGGATCGAGTCATCCGAGAACTCGATGCGTTGAACTAG